In one Candidatus Eisenbacteria bacterium genomic region, the following are encoded:
- a CDS encoding adenylate/guanylate cyclase domain-containing protein → MTCPACGAENRDGARFCGECAAPLVKPVACPSCGAANPGGRKFCDSCGASLAARPAGPTEVRKVVTIVFADLIGSTALHERLDPESVRRVMDRYHRAVRAPVEAHGGTVVQLLGDGVMCAFGVPRVAEDDAIRAVRAAVAIQDAFRDFARDEAALLGTVGLRVAVNTGEVVVSDEYTAGIGDPLNVAARLQQEAQDGQVLVGEATQRLVGDLVTLARVGTFALKGRAEGVTAYRVVSLERPAGVAATAFVGRDDELGRLLAVYEAAVAAPGARLAVILGSPGLGKSRLLAELARRLGDRSTVLAA, encoded by the coding sequence GTGACCTGCCCCGCCTGCGGCGCCGAGAACCGCGACGGCGCGCGCTTCTGCGGCGAGTGCGCGGCGCCGCTCGTGAAGCCCGTCGCGTGCCCGAGCTGCGGCGCGGCGAACCCGGGGGGACGGAAGTTCTGCGACTCGTGCGGGGCCTCGCTCGCCGCCCGACCCGCGGGACCGACCGAGGTCCGCAAGGTCGTGACGATCGTCTTCGCCGACCTCATCGGCTCGACGGCACTCCACGAGAGGCTCGATCCCGAGTCCGTGAGACGCGTCATGGACCGCTATCACCGGGCGGTGCGTGCGCCGGTGGAAGCCCACGGCGGGACGGTCGTGCAGCTCCTGGGCGACGGTGTCATGTGCGCCTTCGGCGTCCCGCGCGTCGCCGAGGACGACGCCATCCGCGCGGTCCGTGCCGCGGTCGCCATCCAGGACGCGTTCCGCGACTTCGCGCGCGACGAGGCGGCCCTGCTCGGCACCGTCGGCCTGCGGGTCGCCGTCAACACCGGCGAGGTCGTGGTCAGCGACGAGTACACGGCCGGCATCGGCGATCCACTGAACGTGGCGGCGCGGCTCCAGCAGGAGGCGCAGGACGGCCAGGTGCTCGTCGGCGAAGCGACGCAGCGGCTCGTCGGCGATCTCGTGACGCTCGCGCGCGTCGGGACGTTTGCGCTCAAGGGGCGCGCCGAGGGCGTGACGGCGTATCGCGTCGTCTCGCTCGAGCGGCCGGCGGGCGTGGCGGCGACCGCGTTCGTCGGACGCGACGACGAGCTCGGACGGCTGCTGGCCGTCTACGAGGCGGCGGTCGCCGCGCCGGGCGCGCGGCTGGCCGTGATCCTCGGCTCGCCGGGGCTCGGCAAGTCGCGCCTCCTCGCGGAGCTCGCGCGGCGCCTCGGCGACCGCTCGACGGTGCTGGCGGCGC